Proteins encoded together in one Triticum dicoccoides isolate Atlit2015 ecotype Zavitan chromosome 7B, WEW_v2.0, whole genome shotgun sequence window:
- the LOC119340482 gene encoding uncharacterized protein LOC119340482, which produces MAQYASLHLVDTLLLGLASPLNLGTGGHHRIAMAPAAARLLPAAMPTTPHRPLNWCRSAAARRPSPSMRLLRSNSRILVVASAQSNLSKAVQTTWRVGKEAVDAGSALVPGSVPRPIARIGVTFVAVSVALFLLKSVISTALFVLAMMGLIYFAFLAMNPKEGSRSVNEGDSPPSDDPAEEARRIMEKYK; this is translated from the exons ATGGCCCAGTATGCGTCGTTGCATCTGGTGGATACTCTCTTGCTTGGCCTGGCCTCTCCTCTGAATTTGGGGACGGGAGGTCACCACCGCATCGCCATggctcccgccgccgcccgcctcctcccAGCCGCCATGCCTACTACCCCTCACCGTCCCCTGAACTGGTGCAGGtcagccgccgcacgccgcccttcACCTAGCATGCGCCTTCTTCGCTCAAACTCGCGGATCCTGGTCGTCGCCTCCGCGCAGTCCAACCTCTCCAAag CTGTTCAAACAACATGGAGGGTCGGTAAGGAAGCCGTGGATGCTGGAAGTGCTCTTGTCCCA GGTTCAGTTCCACGCCCAATAGCTAGGATAGGCGTGACATTTGTTGCCGTGTCTGTCGCCCTTTTTCTGCTCAAGTCCGTCATTTCCACCGCATTGTTTGTACTG GCAATGATGGGACTTATATACTTCGCCTTCCTGGCGATGAATCCGAAAGAGGGTTCGAGGAGCGTGAATGAAGGAGACAGTCCTCCGTCGGACGACCCCGCCGAAGAAGCCCGGCGCATAATGGAGAAATACAAGTGA